One Helianthus annuus cultivar XRQ/B chromosome 12, HanXRQr2.0-SUNRISE, whole genome shotgun sequence genomic region harbors:
- the LOC110893744 gene encoding uncharacterized protein LOC110893744, with protein MPFVEISTIRPNDNAEPLQIRVIRKWIPYGNRQELCYLFVDNHGDAIEAIADLHHQSHFESHITLHSCYTIPEYLLDTARSSMNVVPHTTCIRLGLRTSFSQFDDDAIPYHYFNFVNYDRLRPRIDNHLLLTDYIGRMERVSPILNRAGNNLLIINLQDQSGNFIEATLWEQIAFSFDREAALQNPQPVIIAMTSMKVTEYKGTLQLGSTNATTIVINPDIEDLKNVITRYKHTLT; from the exons ATGCCATTCGTTGAGATATCAACGATTAGACCAAATGATAATGCAGAGCCCCTTCAAATAAGAGTAATAAGAAAGTGGATACCGTATGGAAATAGACAAGAGCTTTGCTATCTTTTTGTAGATAACCAT ggAGATGCAATAGAAGCAATAGCCGATCTACATCATCAATCCCATTTTGAGTCACATATAACGCTACATTCTTGCTACACTATCCCTGAGTACCTATTAGACACTGCAAGATCGTCCATGAATGTTGTACCCCATACAACATGTATCAGACTTGGTCTACGAACATCCTTTTCGCAATTTGATGACGACGCCATCCCCTACCATTACTTCAACTTTGTCAACTACGATCGTTTAAGGCCCCGCATTGACAACCATCTTTTGCTAACGG ATTACATTGGTCGTATGGAACGAGTATCACCTATCCTTAATAGGGCAGGCAACAACCTATTAATAATCAATCTTCAAGATCAAAG CGGGAACTTTATTGAGGCCACCTTATGGGAGCAAATTGCATTTTCCTTCGACAGAGAAGCTGCTTTACAAAATCCTCAACCCGTGATAATAGCTATGACATCAATGAAAGTCACGGAGTATAAAG GAACACTTCAATTGGGATCTACCAACGCAACTACTATTGTCATCAATCCAGATATTGAAGATCTTAAGAATGTCATTACTAGGTATAAACACACATTAACCTAA